In a genomic window of Agarivorans albus:
- a CDS encoding DUF3369 domain-containing protein, with amino-acid sequence MSDFLFIDDIDEPSEEVTRPTWKLLVIDDEAEIHSVTRLVLSDVEIDGYKLEFLSAYSAEEAQRMFEEHNDIAIALVDVVMETDHAGLELVRWIRETKENHATRLILRTGQPGQAPEESVIKDYDINDYKSKTELTATKLKTITYSAIRSYRDILFIERHRQGLMQVIESTSLVLKSKTLYHFGSAVLKQLVELFQLESSAMYITTLTEDVLRHQSFNVLAATGDFVTNEHNEYNFDQSKIPEDVKQLLKRALDEKKTLVTENCYVGFYPTDSRSVSLLYVQHENPLDDIEKGLLEVFATNIALTFENLTIKEEIQDTQKELIFIIGDAIEQRSKETGSHVKRVSLICELMAKKLDFDPEFVEAFKHAAPLHDLGKIAIPESILHKPGKLDAEEWKIMQTHAQVGYDLLADSNKIIARLGAEISLCHHEKWDGSGYPRQLAGEDIPLVGRIMAITDVFDALGSKRSYKEPWSNDEIKQFIIEQKGKHFDPQLVDILVNDFDEFLEIRNAYPD; translated from the coding sequence ATGAGTGACTTTCTTTTCATCGATGATATCGACGAGCCTTCAGAAGAAGTTACCAGACCAACATGGAAGTTACTGGTCATAGATGATGAAGCCGAAATTCATTCTGTAACACGATTAGTATTGTCTGATGTGGAGATTGATGGTTATAAGCTCGAGTTTTTATCAGCATACAGTGCTGAAGAAGCGCAACGAATGTTTGAAGAACATAACGATATTGCCATCGCACTTGTAGACGTAGTAATGGAAACCGACCATGCTGGTTTAGAACTAGTTAGGTGGATTCGAGAAACAAAAGAAAATCATGCAACACGCCTAATTTTGCGAACCGGACAACCAGGCCAAGCACCAGAAGAATCGGTGATCAAAGATTACGATATCAACGATTACAAAAGTAAAACCGAGTTAACAGCCACTAAGCTAAAAACCATTACCTATTCAGCCATTCGATCCTACCGAGATATTTTGTTTATTGAGCGTCACCGTCAAGGCTTGATGCAGGTAATAGAATCCACATCTTTGGTACTTAAAAGTAAAACCTTGTACCACTTTGGTTCAGCGGTGCTAAAACAACTAGTAGAGCTTTTCCAATTAGAAAGCTCAGCCATGTACATTACAACGCTTACCGAAGATGTACTGCGCCATCAATCTTTTAACGTGCTGGCTGCCACTGGTGACTTTGTTACCAATGAGCATAACGAATATAATTTCGACCAAAGTAAAATCCCTGAAGATGTAAAACAACTACTCAAGCGTGCGTTGGACGAGAAGAAAACGCTGGTTACCGAAAACTGCTATGTAGGTTTTTACCCAACAGATAGTCGTAGCGTTAGCCTATTGTACGTGCAACACGAAAACCCCTTAGACGATATCGAAAAAGGCTTACTTGAAGTTTTCGCCACCAACATTGCACTTACTTTCGAAAACCTCACCATTAAAGAAGAAATTCAAGACACTCAAAAAGAGCTGATATTCATTATCGGTGATGCCATCGAGCAACGCAGCAAAGAGACCGGTTCTCATGTAAAACGAGTATCGTTAATTTGTGAGTTAATGGCCAAAAAGCTCGATTTTGACCCCGAGTTTGTAGAAGCGTTTAAGCACGCAGCGCCGCTACATGATTTGGGAAAAATTGCGATTCCAGAGTCGATATTGCATAAGCCTGGCAAGTTAGATGCCGAGGAATGGAAGATTATGCAAACTCACGCTCAAGTGGGTTATGACTTATTGGCCGATTCAAATAAAATCATTGCGCGTTTAGGTGCAGAGATCTCTTTATGTCACCATGAGAAATGGGACGGTAGCGGATATCCCCGTCAGCTGGCTGGAGAAGATATTCCACTAGTTGGTCGTATCATGGCCATCACTGATGTATTTGATGCCTTAGGCTCTAAACGCTCTTACAAAGAGCCGTGGAGTAATGACGAAATCAAGCAATTCATTATTGAGCAAAAAGGCAAGCACTTTGACCCGCAACTGGTTGATATTCTTGTAAATGACTTTGATGAATTCCTCGAAATAAGAAACGCTTACCCCGACTAA
- a CDS encoding YaeQ family protein → MALKPTIYKLRISLSDLNRNYYDTINLTIAQHPSETLERMMARTMAFCLNAEAELEFTKGLSEVEQPDIWQKSLEGDTLLWIDVGEPSPERIKKASRSAKRAKVYSFNSKSDTWWQQTENKINLLDAEVWQLSWDEMVRLASFTQRTMDMSVTITEESAYVTSDENEIEIHWKNLK, encoded by the coding sequence TTGGCACTTAAACCTACTATCTATAAATTGCGAATATCTCTATCGGATTTAAACCGCAATTACTACGACACCATTAACCTCACTATTGCTCAGCATCCTTCAGAAACCCTAGAGCGGATGATGGCGCGCACAATGGCCTTTTGCTTGAATGCCGAAGCAGAATTAGAGTTTACCAAAGGACTTAGTGAAGTAGAGCAACCCGACATTTGGCAAAAATCTTTAGAAGGTGACACCTTACTGTGGATTGATGTTGGCGAACCAAGCCCAGAGCGAATCAAGAAAGCAAGCAGATCGGCTAAACGCGCCAAGGTATATAGCTTTAATTCAAAATCCGATACCTGGTGGCAACAAACAGAGAATAAAATCAACCTGTTGGACGCAGAAGTATGGCAGTTGAGTTGGGATGAAATGGTCAGATTAGCCAGCTTTACTCAACGCACCATGGATATGTCAGTCACTATTACCGAAGAATCTGCTTATGTAACCAGCGATGAAAACGAAATTGAGATTCACTGGAAGAACTTAAAGTAG
- a CDS encoding PBPRA1643 family SWIM/SEC-C metal-binding motif protein has protein sequence MSKFFFKGRIEKKPKHESFGFNTKRDVKIGTEENPLPLLVSTEERKEELQLRAAEYGIAINVTVDSEAEENTEQLELLIAKPATKVVEKTPKRNDPCSCGSGKKFKKCCG, from the coding sequence ATGTCTAAGTTCTTTTTTAAAGGTCGTATCGAGAAAAAACCAAAACATGAAAGCTTCGGCTTTAACACAAAGCGTGATGTAAAAATTGGAACCGAAGAAAACCCTTTGCCGCTGTTGGTAAGCACTGAAGAACGAAAAGAGGAACTTCAACTGCGTGCTGCAGAGTATGGGATTGCGATAAACGTTACGGTAGATTCCGAAGCTGAAGAAAACACTGAGCAGTTAGAGCTATTGATCGCCAAGCCAGCAACCAAAGTAGTTGAAAAAACGCCTAAACGTAATGACCCGTGTAGTTGTGGAAGTGGTAAAAAGTTTAAAAAGTGTTGCGGCTAA
- a CDS encoding cryptochrome/photolyase family protein encodes MTLQAKKSYKTLRLILGDQLNASHSWFKQQDEQTLYLIAELHQETCYTVHHRQKIAAFFAAMQQFAFALQTAGHQVAHLTLDDTKPFKELPALLDHLIESYSIQRFEYQLPDEYRLREQLANFSESLPLNSAAYSTEHFYLPDEEIGKYFQASKSHRLENFYRKMRLRFDVLMDKEVPLGGKWNYDANNRNKLKTDDLANVPAPLLFSNDVTSILERIDKHKISTIGHSYTQLLWPVNRKQATQLLSFFCEQCLPRFGQFQDSMTGKLSLLGKDNGWSLYHSRISFALNAKIISPQYVVKTAIEAFERSEGRIDISQIEGFVRQIIGWREFIRGVYWANMPDYASLNALEAKRQLPSWFWTGDTKMNCLQHAIKQSLDYAYAHHIQRLMVTGNFCLLAGVDPTFVDDWYLGIYIDAIEWVEMPNTRGMSQFADGGIVGSKAYAASGNYINKMSDYCSDCLYKVNKTTEDQACPLNSLYWHFMDKHQHQMGNNPRTKMVFSSWLKKSEQQRIEVLNKAKHCLDDIENL; translated from the coding sequence ATGACTTTGCAGGCAAAAAAAAGCTATAAAACATTACGTTTAATATTAGGAGACCAGCTAAATGCCAGCCATAGTTGGTTTAAACAGCAGGATGAGCAAACACTCTACCTGATTGCAGAGTTACACCAAGAAACCTGCTATACAGTGCACCATAGACAAAAGATAGCCGCCTTTTTTGCCGCAATGCAGCAGTTTGCCTTTGCTTTGCAGACCGCTGGTCATCAAGTTGCTCATTTAACTTTGGACGATACCAAGCCCTTTAAAGAGTTGCCTGCACTACTAGACCACTTAATAGAAAGCTACAGTATTCAACGTTTTGAATATCAACTGCCCGACGAATATAGGTTAAGAGAACAGCTAGCAAACTTTAGTGAGTCTCTACCGTTAAATTCCGCTGCTTACAGCACTGAACACTTTTACTTGCCCGATGAGGAAATTGGCAAATATTTTCAAGCGAGTAAAAGTCATCGTTTGGAAAACTTTTATCGCAAGATGCGACTTCGTTTTGATGTGCTGATGGACAAGGAGGTACCGCTTGGTGGTAAATGGAATTATGACGCTAATAATCGCAATAAACTCAAGACCGACGATTTAGCTAATGTTCCTGCGCCTTTACTGTTTTCAAATGACGTTACCAGTATTCTTGAAAGAATTGATAAACATAAGATAAGTACAATCGGACACTCCTATACTCAACTACTTTGGCCAGTTAACCGAAAACAAGCAACACAATTGCTAAGTTTTTTCTGCGAGCAGTGTTTACCCCGTTTTGGACAATTCCAAGACTCAATGACTGGTAAGTTGTCTCTATTAGGAAAAGATAATGGATGGAGCTTGTACCATTCGCGGATTTCTTTTGCCTTAAACGCAAAAATAATTAGTCCTCAATACGTAGTAAAAACGGCAATCGAAGCGTTTGAACGAAGCGAAGGCAGGATTGATATCAGCCAGATTGAAGGCTTTGTTCGTCAAATTATCGGCTGGCGCGAGTTTATACGAGGTGTGTATTGGGCAAACATGCCCGACTACGCATCACTAAATGCTTTAGAGGCTAAACGACAGTTACCAAGTTGGTTTTGGACTGGCGACACTAAAATGAATTGTTTGCAGCATGCTATCAAGCAATCGCTAGACTACGCTTACGCCCACCATATACAACGCTTAATGGTTACAGGAAATTTTTGTTTATTGGCTGGCGTTGACCCTACCTTTGTCGACGATTGGTATTTAGGGATCTATATCGACGCTATTGAATGGGTAGAAATGCCTAACACCCGAGGTATGAGCCAGTTTGCAGATGGTGGCATTGTGGGCTCTAAAGCCTATGCTGCGAGTGGTAACTATATTAACAAAATGAGTGATTACTGCTCCGACTGCTTATACAAAGTGAATAAAACCACTGAAGACCAAGCTTGCCCCTTAAACTCCTTGTATTGGCACTTTATGGACAAACATCAGCACCAGATGGGAAACAATCCAAGAACCAAAATGGTGTTTAGCTCATGGCTTAAAAAGTCTGAGCAGCAACGCATAGAAGTGCTTAACAAAGCTAAGCACTGCTTAGATGATATCGAAAACCTTTAA
- a CDS encoding DUF2256 domain-containing protein: MNKSQLPRKVCPVCMRSFSWRKKWQRDWAQVKYCSKRCAGNKHQTKNEYIHDFAGKKKL, translated from the coding sequence ATGAATAAGTCACAGCTTCCGCGAAAGGTTTGCCCGGTATGTATGCGTTCGTTTAGCTGGCGAAAAAAATGGCAACGCGATTGGGCTCAGGTTAAATATTGTTCTAAACGCTGTGCTGGCAACAAACATCAAACTAAAAACGAGTACATCCATGACTTTGCAGGCAAAAAAAAGCTATAA
- a CDS encoding Six-hairpin glycosidase-like protein encodes MKTLPIMGKGLVSLASVLILNGCLSDDETLNCPDTQTPNGEGTACVSLAPYSVPLYLKGSFSGWSAEEQFQLVYDSDIYRLDNTEFAAGVHEFKVADENWTLETTFTADIDQLTQLSADTEYPLVTGEAAANMALVLNSAGIYDFVLKVGDDLSSPVFSYSEDIPPLAQKIYVRGGFNGWTSDDELKYLGDNKYQLTKQISPGNHEFKIAYADWSSEWVLDADNPVVARLDETYVLSNGGPNSSFFVTETGFYQFNIDASQPSALMFTVTETDGSGDVTIDPHLDHELSTELVYDNVLDDDSSKAKFSVKTASDELREYAQSTTQDLRDPGNNYVVYKELADQAKTRTGNIAFDALFALAINETVQNSVSEIVDDNYNGGEAIDCDCFETGAKWHYVWTRDLSYAANLGLALVDPQRVQNSLEFKLSPYREGLSKPSFAKGSNDGLQIVQDTGTGGSWPISTDRVAWALGAEKLLHNLTGDARSTFVAKAYSALVNTLENDRVAAFDEQDGLYRGEQSFLDWREQSYASWIVNDIASLGSSKALSTNVLHYKAMRLTESLANELGNSAEAAKYQSWANTLKIAINQEFWLADKGLYSSIIAGHQDTAPLYKFDWLGQALAVVSGIADETRAASVVANYPHGDLGAPVIFPQQPNIAIYHNRAVWPFVTAYGLKAAIATNNVAVADAAYDTLIRAASLNISNMENLEWLSLKPNLLDIDNPGLSGPVINSTRQLWSVGAYLGMVIDSVFGVHTSEDGLTLKPFITSKLRRDMFADSSTINLEGLTLRGHTINLQINLPTASQDSGYYPVQTVSLNGVNSGTTIDWSALADTNNIVINLADLDTGSSDITMVSAEPLDSVNPAVFAPIEPMIERVFLDNGLLAVEISDNQNNTASTYRIYRNGEMIASNQGLGEYKDSVAPQQGVAACYSAEAVFTSSGNVSHRSAPLCYAAGQEINVDDARLVSNVEVSPADTEITQAYLSQWGKTNDSLALSNLQVAVNGHYNIQLKYHNDHNAINLGVTNAVKWMVITNSDADIVAQGVVQMPHARTVNNTKPLVYSTPLVADLEAGTYSLSLHDFYNMSYLNANSTFTDTRDGATNLVDIAAIKIEPTFN; translated from the coding sequence ATGAAGACTTTACCAATTATGGGCAAAGGCTTAGTAAGTCTTGCGTCTGTATTAATATTGAATGGCTGCTTGTCTGATGACGAAACGTTAAACTGCCCTGATACTCAAACGCCGAACGGGGAAGGTACAGCTTGCGTAAGCCTAGCCCCCTACTCCGTGCCCTTGTATCTGAAAGGAAGTTTTAGTGGTTGGTCAGCTGAAGAGCAATTCCAACTTGTTTACGACAGCGACATATACCGTTTAGACAACACAGAGTTTGCTGCTGGCGTACATGAGTTTAAAGTGGCTGACGAAAACTGGACCTTGGAAACAACCTTTACCGCTGACATTGATCAGCTTACTCAACTTAGTGCTGATACAGAATATCCCCTTGTTACCGGCGAAGCTGCTGCCAATATGGCTTTGGTGTTAAATAGCGCAGGCATATACGATTTTGTACTTAAAGTAGGTGATGATTTAAGCAGTCCGGTATTTAGCTATAGCGAAGATATTCCACCTTTAGCACAAAAGATCTATGTGCGTGGCGGCTTTAACGGCTGGACTAGCGACGATGAACTTAAATACTTAGGTGACAATAAATACCAGCTTACTAAACAAATTTCGCCGGGTAATCATGAATTCAAAATTGCCTATGCCGACTGGTCTAGCGAATGGGTACTGGACGCTGATAACCCGGTTGTAGCGAGGCTTGATGAGACTTATGTCCTTAGTAATGGCGGACCTAACAGCAGCTTTTTTGTAACCGAAACCGGCTTTTACCAATTTAATATTGATGCAAGCCAACCCTCTGCTTTGATGTTTACAGTTACCGAAACCGATGGCAGTGGTGATGTAACGATTGATCCCCATTTAGACCATGAGTTAAGCACCGAACTGGTTTATGACAATGTATTAGATGATGATTCAAGTAAAGCTAAGTTCTCGGTTAAAACTGCCAGTGATGAGCTACGAGAATACGCTCAATCTACCACTCAAGACTTACGAGACCCAGGCAATAACTACGTTGTTTATAAAGAACTAGCTGACCAAGCTAAAACACGTACAGGTAATATTGCCTTTGATGCCCTGTTTGCTTTGGCTATCAACGAGACAGTTCAAAATAGTGTTAGTGAGATTGTGGACGACAACTATAACGGTGGCGAAGCCATTGACTGTGATTGCTTTGAAACAGGTGCAAAATGGCATTATGTTTGGACAAGAGACTTATCCTACGCAGCTAACCTTGGTTTAGCTTTAGTTGACCCGCAGCGAGTTCAAAATTCATTAGAATTTAAGCTTTCTCCTTATCGTGAAGGACTTAGTAAACCTAGTTTTGCTAAAGGCTCTAATGATGGATTACAAATAGTCCAAGATACCGGCACCGGTGGCAGTTGGCCTATTAGTACCGATAGAGTAGCTTGGGCCTTAGGAGCCGAAAAACTGTTACACAACTTAACTGGAGATGCCCGTAGCACTTTTGTCGCTAAAGCTTATTCGGCCTTAGTGAATACCTTAGAAAATGACCGAGTAGCAGCATTTGATGAGCAAGATGGTTTGTACCGTGGTGAACAGTCGTTCTTAGATTGGCGTGAGCAAAGCTATGCAAGTTGGATAGTAAACGACATCGCAAGCTTGGGTAGCAGCAAGGCTTTATCAACCAACGTGTTGCATTATAAAGCAATGCGACTGACAGAATCTTTAGCGAACGAGCTAGGCAACAGCGCAGAAGCAGCAAAGTATCAATCTTGGGCAAATACGTTAAAAATCGCTATAAACCAAGAATTTTGGCTAGCAGACAAAGGCTTGTACAGCAGTATTATTGCCGGACATCAAGATACAGCGCCGCTGTATAAATTTGATTGGTTAGGACAAGCATTAGCTGTAGTAAGCGGCATTGCCGATGAAACACGCGCAGCAAGTGTTGTGGCCAATTATCCGCATGGTGATTTAGGCGCACCGGTCATTTTCCCCCAACAACCAAATATAGCGATTTACCATAACCGAGCGGTTTGGCCATTTGTAACGGCATATGGCTTAAAAGCAGCTATTGCTACCAACAATGTTGCAGTTGCAGACGCCGCTTACGATACCTTAATACGAGCAGCCTCACTCAACATTTCTAACATGGAAAACCTTGAGTGGTTAAGCTTAAAACCCAACTTATTGGATATCGATAATCCAGGTTTGTCTGGTCCGGTGATTAACTCCACCCGGCAGCTTTGGTCGGTTGGTGCATACCTAGGAATGGTAATAGACAGTGTATTTGGCGTGCATACTAGTGAAGACGGTTTAACCCTTAAACCCTTTATCACCAGTAAACTACGAAGAGATATGTTTGCCGACAGCAGTACCATTAATTTAGAAGGGCTAACCCTTCGTGGCCATACCATTAATCTGCAAATCAACTTGCCAACAGCAAGCCAAGATAGCGGCTATTACCCTGTGCAAACTGTCAGCTTAAACGGGGTAAACTCGGGTACGACGATAGATTGGAGTGCATTGGCAGATACCAATAATATCGTGATCAATCTAGCTGATCTTGATACCGGGAGTAGCGATATCACAATGGTTAGCGCTGAGCCTTTAGATAGTGTAAACCCAGCAGTATTCGCACCTATAGAGCCAATGATTGAACGGGTATTTTTAGACAATGGTTTGTTGGCTGTGGAGATCAGCGATAATCAAAACAATACTGCAAGCACTTACCGTATTTACCGAAATGGAGAAATGATAGCCAGTAACCAAGGCTTAGGAGAATACAAAGATAGTGTTGCCCCACAGCAAGGTGTAGCAGCTTGTTATAGTGCCGAGGCTGTATTTACCAGCTCTGGCAATGTATCGCATCGCAGCGCGCCACTATGTTACGCAGCAGGCCAAGAGATTAACGTAGATGACGCTAGGCTGGTTAGCAACGTTGAAGTAAGCCCAGCTGATACAGAAATTACCCAGGCTTATTTAAGCCAATGGGGAAAGACTAACGACAGCTTAGCCCTTAGTAACCTGCAAGTTGCTGTAAATGGCCACTACAATATTCAGCTTAAGTATCACAATGACCACAATGCAATTAACTTAGGTGTGACCAATGCGGTGAAGTGGATGGTTATTACAAATAGCGATGCAGACATTGTTGCGCAAGGCGTTGTACAAATGCCACATGCCCGCACCGTTAATAACACTAAACCACTAGTTTACTCTACGCCTCTAGTTGCGGATCTTGAGGCCGGAACTTACAGCTTATCACTGCACGATTTTTACAATATGAGCTATTTAAATGCCAATAGTACCTTTACCGATACGCGCGATGGTGCAACTAATTTGGTTGATATTGCAGCTATTAAGATAGAACCTACCTTTAACTAA